A genomic segment from Polyangium mundeleinium encodes:
- a CDS encoding serine/threonine-protein kinase codes for MRTGDVVDGRFAILERAGVGGMGSVYRALDRQTTKLVAIKVLHAPDMTSQARFLKEAKALAGLEHPHVVRYVTHGISSESEPYLVMEWLEGESLDRRLAREPLRLEESLDFARRVAVALGAAHARGIVHRDVKPSNVFLVDGAIDKVRLLDFGIARLDDASSGLTRTGNVLGTPGYMAPEQARGDKRYVDARADVFSLGCLLYECLAGQPPFHGPHPMAIITKLLAEDAPRLRSSRHDVPEALDALVARMLAKEPGARPTDGAAVAAALDALSNMKSVEPPPPSIRSRTYADVFPSIPPSAPPSSDPTLGMAATMPGLSSLRELSESASQRPSSPPPEPRSSRMVDLPPPSVSPASDRRWFERLPRPAGRSPFRVKGIAYKGMLHYVSTRLDGGMQSLTNTFRDPILREYLAQPFLASSFYDFFPLVAASAGCASLANVQLEIFAQGQGRAQAKYDADHAYRSFVQGRSIDDFPSRFRLIAQRYYDFGEWEANSFSPGTITFVQRGIPAWAIPWYSPLQSGYISTLVDLVSHKRTSVTVYPTRRDGVIEGIQTVILEMDVSY; via the coding sequence ATGCGCACGGGAGACGTCGTTGACGGACGCTTCGCCATTCTGGAGCGCGCCGGCGTCGGCGGCATGGGATCGGTGTACCGAGCGCTCGATCGGCAGACGACGAAGCTCGTCGCGATCAAGGTCCTCCACGCGCCGGACATGACCTCGCAGGCCCGCTTCCTCAAGGAGGCCAAGGCCCTCGCGGGGCTCGAGCACCCGCACGTCGTCCGCTACGTGACGCACGGCATCTCGTCCGAAAGCGAGCCTTACCTCGTGATGGAGTGGCTCGAAGGCGAGAGCCTCGATCGGCGCCTCGCCCGCGAGCCGTTGCGCCTCGAAGAGAGCCTCGACTTCGCGCGTCGTGTCGCCGTGGCCCTCGGCGCCGCCCACGCGCGCGGCATCGTCCACCGCGACGTCAAGCCGAGCAACGTCTTCCTCGTCGACGGCGCAATCGACAAGGTCCGCCTCCTCGATTTCGGCATCGCTCGCCTCGACGACGCGTCGAGCGGCCTCACCCGCACCGGCAACGTCCTCGGCACCCCCGGGTACATGGCGCCCGAGCAAGCGCGCGGCGACAAACGGTACGTCGACGCCCGCGCCGACGTCTTCTCGCTCGGCTGCCTCCTCTACGAATGTTTGGCGGGCCAACCGCCTTTCCACGGCCCGCACCCGATGGCCATCATCACGAAGCTCCTCGCCGAGGACGCGCCGCGGCTGCGGTCGAGCCGGCACGACGTCCCCGAGGCCCTCGACGCCCTCGTCGCCCGCATGCTCGCCAAGGAGCCCGGCGCACGCCCCACGGACGGCGCCGCCGTGGCCGCCGCGCTCGACGCCCTTTCCAACATGAAGAGCGTCGAGCCCCCGCCGCCCTCCATCCGCTCCCGCACGTATGCGGACGTCTTCCCGTCGATCCCACCCTCGGCCCCGCCCTCCTCGGACCCGACGCTCGGCATGGCGGCGACGATGCCCGGCCTCTCCTCGCTCCGCGAGCTCTCCGAGTCCGCGAGCCAGCGCCCCTCGTCGCCGCCGCCCGAGCCTCGATCGAGCCGCATGGTCGATCTCCCGCCGCCGAGCGTCTCTCCCGCGAGTGATCGTCGCTGGTTCGAGCGTCTGCCGCGCCCGGCAGGCCGGAGCCCGTTCCGGGTGAAGGGCATCGCCTACAAGGGCATGCTCCATTATGTCTCGACGCGCCTCGACGGCGGGATGCAGTCGCTCACGAATACGTTCCGTGATCCGATCCTGCGCGAATACCTCGCCCAGCCGTTCCTCGCGTCGAGCTTCTACGATTTCTTCCCGCTCGTCGCAGCGAGCGCCGGGTGCGCCTCGCTCGCGAACGTGCAGCTCGAGATCTTCGCGCAAGGCCAGGGCCGCGCGCAGGCGAAGTACGACGCGGACCACGCGTATCGTTCGTTCGTCCAGGGCCGCTCGATCGACGATTTCCCCTCGCGCTTCCGCCTCATCGCCCAGCGGTATTACGATTTCGGCGAATGGGAGGCGAACTCGTTCTCGCCAGGCACGATCACGTTCGTGCAGCGGGGCATCCCAGCGTGGGCCATTCCCTGGTACTCCCCGCTGCAATCAGGCTACATCTCGACGCTCGTCGACCTCGTGTCGCACAAGCGCACGTCCGTGACCGTCTACCCGACCCGCCGCGACGGCGTGATCGAGGGCATCCAGACAGTCATCCTCGAAATGGACGTCTCGTACTGA
- a CDS encoding chlorite dismutase family protein, with product MSEATPGGRPAGHGHGQGSEDLPSIDVSERGAPRDGQPQTMDRRLFMQLLVYQVPGLSKLSELRTHAQAIRSAIKSKGAGAVVYEDVNDPHSFGLLTWSEDPGAFVEVVRPALVESGPAVSLRPDMTMLGRTYSTGYEQDLEYWLLRRPAETVANPAWPWAVWYPLRRSGAFAKLEPREQGSILREHGTIGKAYGAKDLAHDIRLACHGLDARDNEFVIGLVGKELHPLSHIVQGMRKTRQTSEFISQMGPFFVGRVLG from the coding sequence ATGAGCGAAGCGACTCCGGGCGGACGGCCCGCCGGACACGGCCATGGCCAGGGCAGCGAAGACCTCCCCTCGATCGACGTGAGCGAGCGCGGCGCACCGCGGGACGGGCAGCCGCAAACGATGGATCGGCGGCTGTTCATGCAGCTCCTGGTCTACCAGGTGCCGGGGCTCTCGAAGCTGTCCGAGCTGCGCACGCACGCGCAGGCAATCCGCAGCGCGATCAAGAGCAAGGGCGCGGGCGCAGTCGTCTACGAGGACGTGAACGATCCGCACAGCTTCGGGTTGCTGACGTGGAGCGAGGATCCCGGGGCGTTCGTGGAGGTGGTGCGGCCTGCGCTCGTGGAATCGGGGCCGGCAGTTTCGCTTCGCCCGGACATGACCATGCTCGGGCGCACGTATTCGACGGGCTACGAGCAGGATCTCGAATACTGGCTGCTCCGGCGTCCCGCGGAGACGGTGGCGAACCCGGCGTGGCCGTGGGCGGTGTGGTATCCGCTGCGCCGGAGCGGGGCGTTCGCGAAGCTCGAGCCGCGGGAGCAGGGCTCAATCCTGCGCGAGCACGGGACGATCGGAAAAGCCTACGGAGCAAAGGACCTGGCGCACGACATCCGGCTCGCCTGCCACGGGCTCGACGCGCGGGACAACGAATTCGTGATCGGCCTCGTGGGCAAGGAGCTGCACCCGCTCTCGCACATCGTACAGGGGATGCGAAAGACACGACAAACGAGCGAGTTCATCAGCCAGATGGGGCCGTTCTTCGTGGGAAGAGTGCTCGGCTGA
- a CDS encoding PAS domain S-box protein has protein sequence METSTLKAALLPERENLIETLIGEILEVAPFYSAFPRSAQLAMAARLIDLYLDALDEVKPEALRTYGLEVFTRRQEQGASLLEVLHGISIGRRTVSRIALRSLPTAELAGEVIMRAELVADELVRTAVAVYEKRRATERRAFEALEARYQDIYQRTPALMHSLDHEGRLTTVSDRWLEFLGYTRDEVLGRRSIEFVTEETRKRALAEHFPRLRREGRVDGADAQFVKKTGEVIDARLSSVVVRDERGEIQQILAVFEDVTAEVQAMRALRESEERWRGLTELAPLPLAVHKGGVFLWVNEALSRLLGVPRDELVGMNVMRIVHPDDHALLLDRLRKSKDGRIALPPIEERYLHADGTVIYADVAARPILFEGEEATQIAVVDVTARKHAEDVQRQNEAQARLIQAQDETLRALSTPLIPIGEGILVTPLIGRITGDRAAGILETIAAGVVAQGARVAIVDVTGVPEADVSVAEALVRVAQAIRLLGADVVITGIQPSIARTLVDLGADLGSLATRATLRDGITYALRHSPRRRL, from the coding sequence ATGGAGACGAGCACGCTCAAGGCGGCACTTCTCCCCGAGCGGGAGAACCTCATCGAGACCTTGATCGGCGAGATCCTCGAGGTGGCCCCGTTCTACAGCGCGTTTCCACGAAGCGCGCAGCTCGCCATGGCCGCCCGCTTGATCGACCTCTACCTCGACGCCCTCGACGAGGTGAAGCCCGAGGCGCTGCGCACCTATGGGCTCGAAGTCTTCACGCGCAGGCAGGAGCAAGGCGCGTCGCTCTTGGAGGTCCTTCACGGCATCTCCATCGGCCGCCGCACCGTGTCCCGCATCGCCTTGCGCAGCCTCCCTACAGCCGAGCTCGCCGGCGAGGTCATCATGCGCGCCGAGCTGGTCGCCGATGAGCTCGTGCGCACTGCCGTCGCCGTCTACGAGAAGCGCCGCGCCACCGAGCGCCGCGCCTTCGAGGCGCTCGAAGCGCGCTACCAGGACATCTACCAGCGCACCCCGGCCCTCATGCACTCGCTTGATCACGAGGGCCGCCTCACGACCGTGAGTGATCGCTGGCTCGAGTTCCTCGGCTACACCCGCGACGAGGTCCTCGGCCGCCGCTCGATCGAGTTTGTCACCGAGGAGACGCGCAAGCGCGCCCTTGCCGAGCACTTCCCGCGGCTCCGGCGCGAGGGGCGCGTCGACGGCGCCGACGCCCAGTTCGTCAAGAAGACGGGCGAGGTCATCGACGCCCGCCTGTCGAGCGTCGTCGTGCGCGACGAGCGCGGCGAGATCCAGCAGATCCTCGCGGTCTTCGAGGACGTCACGGCCGAGGTTCAGGCCATGCGGGCGCTGCGCGAGAGCGAGGAGCGATGGCGTGGGCTCACCGAGCTCGCTCCGCTCCCGCTCGCCGTGCACAAGGGCGGCGTGTTTCTTTGGGTCAACGAGGCCCTCTCGCGCCTCCTCGGCGTGCCGCGCGACGAGCTCGTCGGGATGAACGTCATGCGCATCGTGCACCCCGACGATCACGCGCTCCTCCTCGATCGCCTGCGAAAGAGCAAAGACGGCCGCATCGCGCTCCCGCCGATCGAAGAGCGGTACCTCCATGCGGACGGCACTGTCATCTACGCGGACGTCGCCGCGCGGCCCATCCTCTTCGAGGGCGAGGAGGCCACGCAGATTGCGGTCGTCGACGTGACGGCGCGCAAGCACGCGGAGGACGTGCAGCGGCAGAACGAGGCCCAGGCGCGCCTCATCCAGGCCCAGGACGAGACCCTCCGCGCGCTCTCCACGCCGCTCATCCCCATCGGCGAAGGCATCCTCGTCACGCCGCTCATCGGCCGCATCACGGGCGATCGCGCCGCGGGCATCCTGGAGACGATCGCGGCGGGCGTGGTCGCCCAGGGCGCGCGTGTGGCCATCGTGGACGTCACGGGCGTCCCCGAGGCCGACGTGTCCGTCGCCGAAGCGCTCGTCCGGGTCGCGCAGGCCATCCGCCTCCTCGGCGCCGACGTCGTCATCACGGGCATCCAGCCCTCGATCGCCCGCACGCTCGTCGACCTCGGCGCCGATCTCGGCAGCCTGGCGACGCGCGCCACCCTCCGCGATGGTATCACCTACGCCCTCCGGCACTCGCCGCGGCGGCGCCTATGA